The Klebsiella aerogenes KCTC 2190 region GATAGAGGAAATCTTCCGTGAAATGCGGATTGCCGAAGAACAACCAGTTCTTCCCTTCCGCCCCTTCCGCCGCGCGCTGCTGCATAAAGGCGCGGAACGGCGCAATCCCGGTTCCAGGGCCAATCATGATAACCGGGGTTTGCGGGTTAGCAGGCAGACGGAAGTTGTCATTGTGTTCGATAAAGATGCGCACTTCGCCATCTTCTTCCACGCGGTCGGCGAGGAAGCTGGACGCGCCACCGGCGCGAGCGCGGCCTTCGATGTCATAACGCACGACGCCAACGGTAACGTGGACTTCGTTTTCCGCTTCCGCCTGCGAGGACGCAATAGAGTAGAGGCGCGGCGTTAGCGGGCGCAGCAGGCCGATTAAGGCTTCGGCATTCAACTGTGCCGGCGAGAAGCGCACCATATCGACGATAGGTGTTGTCGCAGCGTAGTGCTGCAACTGCGCTTTATCGCCGACCAGCGGCAGCAGCGTTTCACTGCGGGTCAGGGTGGCATAGTTCTCAACAATATTGGCGGTATTGACCGTCAGCTCAAAATGCCACTCCAGCGCTTGCGCCAGCGGCAGCGTTTTGCCTTCTACCGTGACCGGTTCATCACCCTTAAGCCACAGCAGCTCCACCAGCTCTTTGACCAGCGCCGGATCGTTCTGATACCACACGCCTAGCGCATCTCCCGGCTGATAACGCAGGCCGGAATCACCCAGATCGATCTCGATATGACGGACATCTTTTTCCGAGTCGCGACCGGTTATTTTCTGATTCACAGCAAGCGTCGCCGTCAGCGGCGCTTCTTTGGTATACGGACTGGTATGAATTTCATTCACTGCGCCGCTGGTAGCAAGCTGGGCAGGCGCTGCCGTCGGCGCACGCGCTTTCAGCACATCCACTACGCGAGCGCGCCATTCCGCCGCCGCGGCTTGATATTCAACGTCGGCGTCAACGCGATCGAGCAGACGTTCGCCGCCCAGTTCGGCCAGTTTGCTATCGAAATCTTTGCCGGACTGGCAGAAAAACTCATAGGAGGTATCGCCGAGACCAAACACCGCGAAGGCGGTGCCATCGAGCTTCGGCGCTTTCTTTGAAAACAATAACTTATGCAATGCGACGGCTTCTTCCGGCGGCTCACCTTCACCCTGAGTCGACGTCACCACTACCAGCAGTTTTTCACCGGCGATTTGTTTGAATTTATAGTCGCCAGCGTTCACCAGTTTCACGTTCAGCTGCGCGGCCTGTAAATCGTCGCGCAGCGCTTCGGCAACCCGACGCGCGTTGCCGGTCTGCGAAGCGGAAATCAGGGTGATGGCCGGCGCTTCTACCGCCTGAACGGGCGCGCTTACCACGGCGCCGGGCTGCTGATTCAGCATGCCCCAGAAGTAGCCGGACACCCAAGCCAGTTGGGTTGGCGTAAAGTCAGTCGTGGCCGCCTGTAGGCGCGCCAGTTGCTCCGGGTTTAGCGGCAGCAGATTGGAAGGTGGGGCCTGTGTCGTCATGCGTCGTTATGTTCCAGTAAGCAAAGCTGTTATTCACGCCCTGTCAGCGCGACAAAAACAGAAGAGATTGTAAGGTTAACGGCGGGCATACTAACAATTAAAGAAGGGATGGAAATAACAAATAACCAAATGGACTAACCTGTTTTAGTTATAGTTATTAACAACAAAAACGATTAGTTAACCTGTTGAAAAATAATAAATTAAATCATCAAAACACCACAAAAATGGCGATTTTGCGTTCAGGGCCGTTTTAGTTAATGCTAAAAAATGTACTTTCCGGTACCCTACGGCGGTTTTTTTCGTCCTGTTGAGAGTTAATGATGTCCACCACGCTGTTTAAAGATTTCACCTTCGAAGCCGCCCACCACCTGCCGCACGTACCGAAAGGCCACAAATGCGGTCGCCTGCATGGTCACTCTTTTATGGTGCGTCTGGAGATTACCGGTGAAGTCGATCCCCATACCGGGTGGATCATGGATTTCGCCGAGCTGAAAGCCGCGTTTAAACCGACCTACGATCGTTTAGACCACTATTACCTGAACGATATCCCAGGACTGGAGAACCCAACCAGCGAAGTGCTGGCCAAATGGATTTGGGATCAAATGAAACCGCAGGTTCCTCTGCTGAGCGCGGTAATGGTAAAAGAGACCTGCACCGCAGGCTGCGTCTATCGCGGCGAGTAATGCCCTGTCTATCCGCCATCCGGCTGCTGCCATGGCGGTTTTCTGTTTCATCCCACGCCGTTGGAATCAACGCACCAGATAGCCGCCATCCACCGCCAGAATATGACCGTTAACGTAATCCGAGGCCCGGCTGGCGAGGAACACAACGGCGCCCATTAAATCCTGCGCTTCTCCCCAACGGCCTGCGGGTATATGCGCAAGTACGCGTCGGTTCTCTTTTGGGATACTGCGGGTGATAGCGGTCATGGCAGTTTCGTAATAGCCAGGCGCGATGCCGTTAACCTGAATATTATGCGGGCCCAGCTCATCGCAGTAGGCTTTGGTTAAGCCAGCCAGCGCATGCTTGGTGGCGGCATA contains the following coding sequences:
- the queD gene encoding 6-carboxytetrahydropterin synthase QueD, yielding MMSTTLFKDFTFEAAHHLPHVPKGHKCGRLHGHSFMVRLEITGEVDPHTGWIMDFAELKAAFKPTYDRLDHYYLNDIPGLENPTSEVLAKWIWDQMKPQVPLLSAVMVKETCTAGCVYRGE
- the cysJ gene encoding NADPH-dependent assimilatory sulfite reductase flavoprotein subunit — encoded protein: MTTQAPPSNLLPLNPEQLARLQAATTDFTPTQLAWVSGYFWGMLNQQPGAVVSAPVQAVEAPAITLISASQTGNARRVAEALRDDLQAAQLNVKLVNAGDYKFKQIAGEKLLVVVTSTQGEGEPPEEAVALHKLLFSKKAPKLDGTAFAVFGLGDTSYEFFCQSGKDFDSKLAELGGERLLDRVDADVEYQAAAAEWRARVVDVLKARAPTAAPAQLATSGAVNEIHTSPYTKEAPLTATLAVNQKITGRDSEKDVRHIEIDLGDSGLRYQPGDALGVWYQNDPALVKELVELLWLKGDEPVTVEGKTLPLAQALEWHFELTVNTANIVENYATLTRSETLLPLVGDKAQLQHYAATTPIVDMVRFSPAQLNAEALIGLLRPLTPRLYSIASSQAEAENEVHVTVGVVRYDIEGRARAGGASSFLADRVEEDGEVRIFIEHNDNFRLPANPQTPVIMIGPGTGIAPFRAFMQQRAAEGAEGKNWLFFGNPHFTEDFLYQVEWQSYVKEGVLSRIDLAWSRDQQQKIYVQDKLREQGAEVWRWINDGAHIYVCGDANRMAKDVEQALLEVIAEYGAMDAEAADEFLSELRVERRYQRDVY